The region TCTGGGTCACATTTTCTAATTAGACTATTACGCTGGTTTTAGCATAAATTTGGTTGGTCGGGTGAAGTCTGCTCTAATCTGTGTgcagtatttttattgaaataagaaaaaaaaaaattcttaaatatttaataaaaataacattgacgtgttattgcaatttcatcaaaagtatttatattaaaaacaattattttgcattattcttttttttttttttttttaaacttaggaCTAAAAAAATGAGCGGGCTCCAGAATGCCAACCCAGAAATCTATGAGAGTGTTGGCGATAGAATCGTCactgaagaagaaaaaaatgaagaggTTTATGATTGTTTCGATGCTAGAgaaatttttgatatctttttatcattttttacactttattCTATTAAATTAAGAATCGTTGTATATGTTGATTTATGATATTATGTATTACAGCtgtcttcaaaatttttatttttcgtttaagACTTCTTATGTTTTAACTATTGATTTGatgtgattaatttttttgaaaaatctttaactttCTTACATTTAATCCGTTATATCAACGATCCTGAACACCCTTTGACATTAGAGCAACTAAACGTggtggaagaaaaaaatatacaaatagacGATACGCAAAACTCACTACAGGTGTACTTTACCCCTACAATTCCGCATTGTAGTATGGCGACATTAATTGGGCTTTCCATACGTGTTCTTTTACTTCGTTCGTTACCTTCAAGGTTTAAGGTAATATTTGAATTCCCACATAATATCTATagctatcaaaataatatttaaagcaatcaaaatagtatttataaatattaaaataataattatagctatcaaaatagtatttatagctatcaaaataatatttatagctatcaaaataatatttataactataaaaataatatttatagctaTAGAAACAATATTTATCAGCTATCAAAATAACGAGTACAATTGTTTAAGTTTCTGTTTAGataaataagtttatgttttatttatattatgttttatacttttatattatcatatattttaatgatatattatgTTCTCATACCtttacattttacaatattttttttgttatactttattattataaattttcactAGAGAAATgcgataaaacaaaatttttatttaattgttttaatctTGATGTATCTGTTCTGATGATGTTCTATTCTAATGGTCCAGGGACTTTATCACATTTAGATTAATAATGTATGTCCCAGATTTGTGatatttttgatcatttttaatgaaaaattactAATTGCAGGTTGACGTTATGATTTCGCCAGGAACACATGTTTCGGAGACAGCTGGTGAGTCTAAATTTACCTAATTTGTTAGGAGAAAAACTTTGTTGTGTCTCATTTATTTctacttttgttatttaaaaaatacttttgtcaTCAAATCATTTTATTGGTTtcgaatattattttttaatcaaagaaaaTGGTTTGTGTGATTTTATatgtacttttattttcatagcgagaatttttatttatttttttattacagtgaACAAACAGCTAGCTGATAAAGAAAGAGTTGCAGCTGCCCTCGAAAACATTCActtgttaaatgttattaaTCAATGTCTTAAAATGTGCTGAAGCccttgaaatttaattttttaaatcaatcatTCTCTAAAGAAATTATGTGACCATATTGTGGAATGTTGTGACCATTTGATAGGAACACATGTTGTGTGACCATTTGATAGAAAAACTTGTTGTGTGACCATATTATTCTCTTAGTCGAGACGTTTGGtacaaaattttcacaaaacttAGCTGACATTGgaactattatttaataatgctttatgaattcaaactttattcgaatcaaaaagttaatatttgcaagtaattttttttttcttttatatcaaTACTAAATAATAGCTGaagtaaatttgaataaaaaaacacttttcgCTTCGgtgaatattttttgatacttaattgttttttaatcttttaattacTTCAACAGTTTTATGCAGTAACAAAGTTCAGCAATTTATCAAAATAGGCCGGTAAAAATAGTCGAAAAAATAGTGATAGGTTTGCAATAATTCGCATAGaactgaaaattgtttaattttattaaaaaattattaaaaataaaatataaaaagtcccAACCGATTCCACATCTGCAAAAAAAGTGTAGATGTGGAATCGTTTGTGGGTCGTCGTATCGTGCTTAAATtactttgaatttttattttattttttattttatctaaacttGTGGAATTTTAAGTCTTGCaaatcaaattataattttttttttttctaaagttttaaattacttttagtttattttcttaatatgcaaagaaatattttagaaaaaatgtaaatagaAAAGTATAAATAGTAGAATGCCTCGAAATTCACATTTTTCAAATACATGGTTGCAACCACCTGAATATAAAAAttggattattaaaaaaagtatgacaGTTTCATCTtgttctttttgtaaaaaagacaTACATTTTAGAAATATGGGTGAAAATGCATCTTAAAAGTAAAATGCATAATAAGTTATCGTCCATCAAGTACattatgcaattatttttcaGAATCGATTATTTCATCACCTTTAAAAACTAGTACAAATCAGGTTATTGAAAAGCCGTCTACTTCTAAAACATTGGTTatggtatttataaataaacaagtaaTAACTGCTGAAATTAGATGGGTATTACACGTGGCTTTACCAAAATCTTTTCAAAGATCATGTGAAGGGCTAAACTCGCTATTTATATCAATGTTTTCTGATAGTAATATTGCAGAAAAGTTTCAGCAAGGTCGAACAAAATGTggatatattacaaaatttggCATTGCACCATACTTTCTTGATTtgttatataaagaaatattgttACCACCTGTTTTTGTAATATCGTTTGATGAGTCATTAAATCAGACTATGCAAAATTGTCAAATGGACATTATTGTATGATTCTGGAACCATGAATCAAATCAGGTTTTTACAAGATATCTTGACTCACAATTTTTAGGAGGTGCAAACTCAGAgcaattattaaaatcttttaaccaAGGTGTATCTTGACTTAACATACAAAAAATGATTCAGATTTCTTCAGATGGCCCTAATGTCAATTTAAAGCTTTTAGGACTTGTAAAAGGAAATCGTGAACTTAATGAGT is a window of Hydra vulgaris chromosome 15, alternate assembly HydraT2T_AEP DNA encoding:
- the LOC100200064 gene encoding cytosolic iron-sulfur assembly component 2B isoform X3: MSGLQNANPEIYESVGDRIVTEEEKNEEVYDCFDAREIFDLIRYINDPEHPLTLEQLNVVEEKNIQIDDTQNSLQVYFTPTIPHCSMATLIGLSIRVLLLRSLPSRFKVDVMISPGTHVSETAVNKQLADKERVAAALENIHLLNVINQCLKMC